From the Streptococcus sp. 29887 genome, one window contains:
- a CDS encoding IS110 family transposase, whose amino-acid sequence MRAVFGIDVSKASSEVTILVNSEKVHGYTMSNDAIGFARLLGDLKTVHKPEIIFEATGVYSRRLQAFLDEHSYAYTRLNPLEAKKQLDSLRVRKTDQIDAEKLAQSQFVLNRKPTYVQEEVYQNLRDLSRFYQNLTEDIVRAKNRLHKVLQVTFPELETILSTPSGEQYWNLVIAFPCKDFVLELSKDELSESIRQSTSKRISDKRVAYLAEKLTALANQSYCAVKKTSPMLEEVHYYAKELLRLSEQRQTVLDQMVELAQPLPEYDILLSIPGIAETTATSIIGELGDIRRFQSTNQINAFIGIDLRHYESGNFLAKEHITKRGNPYARKILFKCIHNIASASHTNPCHIADFYEKRKRQSQTTSTKPHTIASIHRLIRTMYYLITHNKLYDYTLTQSQ is encoded by the coding sequence ATGCGTGCAGTTTTTGGGATTGATGTGAGTAAGGCCAGTTCAGAAGTGACCATTCTAGTCAATAGTGAGAAAGTTCATGGCTATACCATGTCCAATGACGCCATCGGCTTTGCTCGGCTACTTGGCGATTTGAAAACCGTCCATAAGCCAGAAATCATCTTTGAAGCAACAGGTGTCTACTCTCGTCGTCTTCAAGCTTTTCTGGATGAACATAGCTACGCTTATACACGGCTTAATCCCTTAGAAGCTAAGAAGCAACTGGATAGCTTGCGTGTGCGGAAAACAGATCAAATTGACGCCGAAAAACTGGCTCAATCTCAATTTGTACTGAATCGTAAACCCACTTATGTCCAAGAAGAAGTCTACCAAAACTTGCGGGATCTCAGCCGTTTCTATCAGAATCTGACCGAGGATATTGTTCGAGCTAAAAACCGTCTGCACAAGGTCTTACAAGTCACTTTTCCTGAATTGGAAACTATCTTATCAACACCATCTGGCGAGCAATACTGGAACCTGGTCATAGCTTTTCCTTGCAAGGACTTCGTTCTTGAGTTAAGCAAGGACGAACTCTCAGAGAGCATTCGTCAGTCCACCTCAAAACGGATTTCGGACAAGCGTGTGGCGTACTTAGCAGAGAAACTTACAGCACTAGCTAATCAATCGTATTGTGCCGTCAAGAAAACCTCTCCAATGCTGGAAGAGGTTCATTACTATGCAAAAGAATTGCTTCGGCTTTCTGAACAGAGACAAACTGTCCTAGACCAAATGGTGGAACTAGCTCAGCCATTACCTGAATATGACATTCTGCTCTCTATTCCTGGAATAGCTGAGACGACTGCGACAAGTATTATTGGTGAACTGGGAGATATTCGCCGTTTTCAGTCTACCAATCAAATCAATGCCTTTATCGGTATTGACCTGAGACACTATGAATCGGGTAACTTTTTAGCTAAGGAACACATTACCAAGCGTGGCAATCCCTACGCTAGAAAGATTCTGTTCAAATGTATTCACAATATCGCTTCAGCTAGTCACACCAATCCTTGCCATATCGCCGACTTTTATGAGAAACGAAAAAGACAATCGCAAACGACTTCTACGAAGCCACACACGATTGCCTCCATACATCGTCTCATTCGGACAATGTATTACCTCATAACGCATAACAAACTTTACGATTACACTTTAACCCAAAGTCAGTAA
- the holA gene encoding DNA polymerase III subunit delta, whose translation MTIIGQIEKLRKEHLGSLTVLCGEDVGQYQIAKDLLLRQVDFDPADLGFAYFDMSEADYSQVDLDLVSLPFFSDEKVVILDYFADLTTDKKRYLTDDELKQFEAYLENPVETTRLIILAPGKLDSKRRLVKLLKRDGLVLEASPLKEMDLKNHFQKEANQLGLQMASDVFQYLLVKSNFDFAEISKNLAFLQSYKGQNLIRMADIDAAIPKTLQDNIFDLTQMVLQSNIDEARQLVRDLRLQGEDEIKLIAIMLTQFRTYLQVQLLREQGKSEPQMVAELSEIMGRKVNPYQIKFALRDSRYLSLGFLKKVVKLLIETDYQIKTGVFEKDYLFDLALLKISSL comes from the coding sequence ATGACAATTATTGGACAGATTGAGAAGTTAAGAAAAGAACATTTAGGGTCCCTGACAGTCTTATGCGGTGAGGATGTTGGACAATATCAGATTGCCAAGGACTTACTTTTAAGGCAGGTGGATTTTGATCCCGCAGATTTGGGTTTTGCCTATTTTGATATGTCTGAGGCTGACTACAGTCAGGTCGATTTGGATTTGGTATCTTTGCCATTTTTTTCAGATGAAAAAGTAGTTATATTAGACTATTTTGCCGATTTGACGACGGATAAAAAGCGGTATTTGACGGATGACGAGCTCAAGCAGTTTGAGGCTTATTTGGAAAATCCTGTCGAAACAACCCGTTTGATAATCCTAGCCCCAGGTAAGTTGGACAGCAAGCGTCGCCTGGTCAAACTCCTCAAACGAGATGGTCTTGTTTTAGAAGCCAGTCCTTTGAAAGAAATGGATTTAAAGAACCATTTTCAAAAAGAGGCCAATCAACTAGGCTTGCAGATGGCGTCCGATGTTTTTCAATACTTATTGGTCAAATCTAATTTTGATTTTGCAGAAATTAGTAAAAACCTAGCCTTTTTACAGTCTTACAAGGGACAAAATCTGATTAGGATGGCAGATATTGATGCCGCTATTCCCAAGACGCTGCAGGACAATATTTTTGACTTGACCCAAATGGTTCTCCAATCGAACATCGACGAGGCCCGTCAACTTGTTCGTGACTTACGCTTACAGGGGGAGGATGAAATCAAGTTGATCGCCATTATGCTGACCCAATTCCGTACTTATTTACAGGTTCAACTTCTTCGAGAACAAGGCAAGAGTGAGCCACAAATGGTAGCAGAATTGTCAGAAATCATGGGGCGAAAGGTCAATCCCTATCAAATCAAATTTGCACTTCGGGATTCGCGCTACTTATCTCTTGGATTTCTGAAAAAGGTGGTCAAATTGTTGATTGAAACAGACTACCAAATTAAAACAGGTGTGTTTGAGAAAGATTACCTCTTTGACCTAGCGTTACTAAAAATTTCAAGTCTATAG
- a CDS encoding chloride channel protein, with the protein MTSKGKQILQLLLFSVLMGLLAGLVTTLFGKILLEVGDLRSEYFTFLIPFLPLAGVVIVFIYQKWGREVQAGMGLVFKAGQGEKVQISPVLVPLIICTTWLGHLFGASVGREGVAVQLGASLSHWLRKQGFTGLSKDIVTKMGMAAGFAGLFQTPLAASFFAIEVLIVGQYAWRNLVYCLIAAFTASTTSHLLGLEKFTHTISVPTFQFTDSFKWIFIALCFGVIGNLFAWLLEQAKRYSSRWLPNPYIKIAILGVGLSVILFFFHQGRYAGLGTNLIDASLVGEHVFAYDWLLKLLLTCLCLAAGFQGGEVTPLFAIGASSGALLAGLLGLPVELVAALGYCAVFGSATNTLLTPILISYEVFGWNIIPYAIPVLALAYLVNRKQTIYGQQIRKF; encoded by the coding sequence ATGACCAGTAAAGGTAAACAAATACTTCAACTCCTGCTCTTTTCCGTCCTCATGGGACTGTTAGCTGGACTGGTCACCACACTTTTTGGGAAAATTCTACTAGAGGTTGGAGACTTACGATCTGAATATTTTACTTTTCTAATCCCCTTTCTGCCACTTGCCGGGGTGGTGATTGTTTTCATTTATCAAAAATGGGGGAGGGAAGTCCAAGCAGGTATGGGCTTAGTCTTCAAAGCTGGACAAGGGGAGAAAGTGCAAATTTCTCCAGTCTTAGTACCGCTCATCATCTGCACGACCTGGCTCGGCCATCTTTTTGGGGCTTCCGTTGGTCGTGAAGGTGTGGCCGTTCAGCTTGGAGCTAGTCTTTCGCATTGGCTACGGAAACAAGGTTTTACAGGTTTGTCCAAGGATATAGTAACGAAGATGGGTATGGCAGCAGGTTTTGCTGGGCTCTTTCAAACGCCCTTGGCTGCCAGTTTCTTTGCTATTGAGGTCTTGATCGTTGGTCAATATGCTTGGAGAAATTTGGTCTATTGTTTAATAGCTGCCTTTACAGCCTCTACTACCTCACATTTATTGGGCTTGGAAAAATTTACTCATACCATTTCGGTCCCCACTTTCCAGTTTACAGATAGTTTCAAATGGATTTTTATTGCCCTATGCTTTGGGGTTATTGGTAATCTTTTTGCCTGGCTTTTAGAACAGGCAAAAAGGTATTCGTCTCGCTGGTTGCCAAATCCTTACATTAAAATAGCTATCCTGGGAGTTGGACTAAGCGTTATACTTTTCTTCTTCCATCAAGGTCGTTATGCTGGTTTGGGAACCAATTTGATTGATGCTAGTTTGGTTGGGGAGCATGTATTTGCTTATGACTGGCTACTCAAACTTCTGCTCACTTGCTTGTGTTTAGCTGCAGGTTTTCAAGGTGGTGAGGTCACTCCGCTCTTTGCTATTGGCGCTAGTTCTGGAGCTCTTTTAGCTGGATTACTTGGCCTACCAGTAGAACTTGTTGCAGCCCTTGGCTATTGTGCTGTGTTTGGCTCTGCAACCAATACCTTACTGACACCGATTTTAATCAGCTACGAGGTATTTGGTTGGAATATCATCCCCTATGCCATTCCAGTGCTTGCCCTAGCTTATCTTGTAAACAGAAAACAGACGATTTATGGACAGCAGATAAGAAAATTTTAA
- a CDS encoding tyrosine-type recombinase/integrase, translated as MAYFRKRDNGWEYRISYKAPDGSYKQKSKSGYRTKAEAVQAASQAEIELSNGIVEDKNITLAEYFEKWMEIHKKPHVGPETFGKYEYTLKLITIYFHETKLSKINATSYQNIINELAKCYVKESVKRFNSHIRASIKVAIHQGILKKDFTEIVKIFSDVESKKEEDKYIELDEYEQLITDYRKTIKYQSHFFLYTIGKTGLRFSEAAGITEPIVDRENICLRIRRTYKVYGKKKGWGPTKNPQSERDVPFDSEWLKAYDEYMKVGYIDNPDKRLFTKLTGTGENKILKKKTRQTFNVHGLRHTYVSWLIYHDVDVVTIAKLVGHKDATETLKTYSHLFKAKQEESFDKVRNLMEKFGANLGQES; from the coding sequence GTGGCATACTTTAGAAAAAGGGATAACGGATGGGAATACCGTATCTCCTATAAAGCCCCAGACGGCTCATATAAGCAGAAATCCAAGTCTGGATATAGAACCAAGGCGGAGGCTGTTCAGGCTGCCTCACAGGCTGAAATTGAGCTGTCCAATGGCATTGTGGAAGATAAGAACATTACCCTTGCGGAATACTTTGAAAAATGGATGGAAATCCACAAGAAGCCTCATGTTGGACCAGAAACGTTTGGTAAATATGAATACACCCTTAAACTGATTACTATATACTTTCACGAAACGAAACTTTCGAAAATAAACGCCACTTCTTATCAAAACATAATTAACGAATTAGCAAAATGTTATGTGAAAGAAAGTGTCAAAAGGTTCAATTCGCACATAAGGGCATCAATTAAAGTTGCTATCCATCAAGGGATTTTAAAAAAAGATTTTACCGAAATTGTTAAGATTTTCTCCGATGTCGAATCCAAGAAAGAGGAGGATAAATACATAGAGCTAGATGAATACGAACAATTAATCACAGATTATCGAAAGACAATCAAGTACCAGTCTCACTTCTTCCTGTACACTATCGGAAAAACTGGACTTCGTTTCTCGGAAGCAGCAGGCATTACAGAGCCTATCGTTGACCGTGAAAATATATGTTTACGAATCCGCAGGACTTACAAAGTTTATGGAAAGAAGAAAGGTTGGGGACCTACTAAGAATCCACAATCAGAACGAGATGTGCCATTTGATAGTGAGTGGCTGAAAGCATACGACGAGTACATGAAAGTTGGATATATAGACAATCCAGATAAAAGATTATTTACCAAATTGACCGGGACTGGCGAAAATAAAATTTTAAAGAAAAAGACACGTCAAACATTTAATGTACACGGCTTACGTCATACTTACGTTAGCTGGTTGATCTATCATGACGTGGACGTTGTAACCATTGCCAAGTTAGTAGGACACAAGGATGCAACCGAAACATTGAAAACATATTCGCACCTATTCAAGGCTAAACAAGAAGAATCATTCGACAAAGTCAGAAATTTAATGGAAAAATTTGGGGCGAATTTGGGGCAAGAAAGTTAA
- a CDS encoding IS110 family transposase, with product MRAVFGIDVSKASSEVAILVNSEKVHGYTMSNDAIGFARLLGDLKTVHKPEIIFEATGVYSRRLQAFLDEHGYAYTRLNPLEAKKQLDSLRVRKTDQIDAEKLAQSQFVLNRKPTYVQEEVYQNLRDLSRFYQNLTEDIVRAKNRLHKVLQVTFPELETILSTPSGEQYWNLVIAFPCKDFVLELSKDELSESIRQSTSKRISDKRVAYLAEKLIALANQSYCAVKKTSPILEEVRYYAKELLRLSEQRQTVLDQMVELAQPLPEYDILLSIPGIAETTATSIIGELGDIRRFQSANQINAFIGIDLRHYESGNFLAKEHITKRGNPYARKILFKCIHNIASASHTNPCHIADFYEKRKRQSQTTSTKPHTIASIHRLIRTMYYLITHNKLYDYTLTQNQ from the coding sequence ATGCGTGCAGTTTTTGGGATTGATGTGAGTAAGGCAAGTTCAGAAGTGGCCATTCTAGTCAATAGTGAGAAAGTTCATGGCTATACCATGTCCAATGACGCCATCGGCTTTGCTCGGCTACTTGGCGATTTGAAAACCGTCCATAAGCCAGAAATCATCTTTGAAGCAACAGGTGTCTATTCTCGTCGTCTTCAAGCTTTTCTGGATGAACATGGCTACGCTTATACACGGCTTAATCCCTTAGAAGCTAAGAAGCAACTGGATAGCTTGCGTGTGCGGAAAACAGATCAAATTGACGCCGAAAAACTGGCTCAATCTCAATTTGTGCTGAATCGTAAACCCACTTATGTCCAAGAAGAAGTCTACCAAAACTTGCGGGATCTCAGCCGTTTCTATCAGAATCTGACCGAGGACATTGTTCGAGCTAAAAACCGTCTGCACAAGGTCTTACAAGTCACTTTTCCTGAATTGGAAACTATCTTATCAACACCATCTGGCGAACAATACTGGAACCTAGTCATAGCTTTTCCTTGCAAGGACTTCGTGCTTGAGTTAAGCAAGGACGAACTCTCAGAGAGCATTCGTCAGTCCACCTCAAAACGGATTTCGGACAAGCGTGTGGCGTATTTAGCTGAGAAGTTGATAGCACTAGCTAATCAATCTTACTGTGCCGTCAAGAAAACCTCTCCAATACTAGAAGAGGTGCGTTACTATGCAAAAGAATTGCTTCGGCTTTCTGAACAGAGACAAACTGTCCTAGACCAAATGGTGGAACTAGCTCAGCCATTACCTGAATATGACATTCTGCTCTCTATTCCTGGAATAGCTGAGACTACTGCAACAAGTATTATTGGTGAACTGGGAGATATTCGCCGTTTTCAGTCTGCCAATCAAATCAATGCCTTTATCGGTATTGACCTGAGACACTATGAATCGGGTAACTTTTTAGCTAAGGAACACATTACCAAGCGTGGCAATCCCTACGCTAGAAAGATTCTGTTCAAATGCATTCACAATATCGCTTCAGCCAGTCACACCAATCCTTGCCATATCGCCGACTTTTATGAGAAACGAAAAAGACAATCGCAAACGACTTCTACAAAGCCACACACGATTGCCTCCATACATCGTCTCATTCGGACAATGTATTACCTCATAACGCATAACAAACTTTACGATTACACTTTAACCCAAAATCAGTAA
- the sodA gene encoding superoxide dismutase: MAIILPDLPYAYDALEPHIDAETMTLHHDKHHATYVANANAALEKHPEIGEDLVALLSDVEQIPADIRQALINNGGGHLNHALFWELLSPEKTEISAELAADIDATFGSFAAFQEAFTTAATTRFGSGWAFLVVNKDGKLEVISTANQDTPIMQGLKPILALDVWEHAYYLNYRNVRPNYIKAFFEVINWNKVDELYKEALSN, translated from the coding sequence ATGGCAATTATTTTACCAGATTTACCATACGCATACGATGCCTTGGAACCACATATTGATGCAGAAACAATGACCCTGCACCATGACAAGCACCATGCAACTTATGTTGCAAATGCCAATGCTGCCCTTGAAAAACACCCAGAAATCGGCGAAGACTTGGTAGCACTCTTGTCAGATGTGGAGCAAATTCCAGCTGACATCCGTCAAGCACTTATCAACAACGGTGGCGGTCACCTTAACCACGCACTTTTCTGGGAATTGCTTTCACCAGAAAAAACAGAAATTTCAGCAGAATTGGCAGCCGATATTGATGCGACTTTTGGTTCATTTGCAGCCTTCCAAGAAGCATTCACTACAGCAGCAACAACTCGCTTCGGTTCAGGTTGGGCTTTCTTAGTAGTCAATAAAGATGGCAAGTTGGAAGTTATCTCAACTGCTAACCAAGACACACCGATTATGCAAGGTTTGAAACCAATCTTGGCACTAGACGTTTGGGAGCACGCATACTACCTCAACTACCGTAACGTCCGTCCAAACTACATCAAAGCTTTCTTTGAAGTGATTAACTGGAATAAGGTAGATGAGCTGTATAAAGAGGCTCTCAGCAACTAA
- a CDS encoding DHH family phosphoesterase: MTIYSTIIEKIREYDTIIIHRHQRPDPDAIGSQVGLQKLLQKNFPEKTIKVTGFNEPNLAWMAEMDQVSDQDYQGALVIVTDTANTARVDDDRYTQGEFLIKIDHHPNEEPYGDLLWVNTEASSCSEMIAELGLQSQLELDGETARLLYAGIVGDTGRFLYPATSSRTFEIVARLRQEDFDFARMSRQMDTIDFKIAKLTGYVYDNLEVDEHGAARVILTQDILKKYGVTDADTSFIVGAPGRIGTVQSWGIFVEQTDGNYRVRLRSKYIPINEIAKRHDGGGHPLASGANSYSLSENEQIYQEIQEVVRNASK; the protein is encoded by the coding sequence ATGACTATTTACAGTACAATTATCGAAAAAATTCGCGAATATGACACTATTATCATTCATCGTCACCAACGACCAGATCCAGATGCTATCGGTAGTCAGGTTGGCTTACAGAAGCTCTTGCAGAAGAATTTTCCTGAAAAAACCATTAAGGTGACCGGTTTCAATGAGCCGAATCTTGCTTGGATGGCAGAAATGGATCAGGTTTCCGACCAAGATTATCAAGGGGCCTTGGTTATCGTAACGGATACTGCCAATACAGCCCGTGTGGATGATGACCGCTACACTCAGGGTGAATTCCTGATAAAAATCGACCACCATCCAAATGAAGAGCCTTATGGTGACCTGCTCTGGGTCAATACTGAGGCTAGCTCATGCAGTGAAATGATTGCAGAATTGGGCCTTCAAAGCCAGTTGGAATTGGATGGGGAAACTGCTCGACTGCTATATGCTGGTATTGTTGGCGATACGGGACGTTTTCTTTATCCGGCGACTAGCTCACGCACTTTTGAAATTGTTGCCCGCCTTCGTCAGGAAGATTTTGACTTTGCAAGGATGTCTCGCCAGATGGATACCATTGATTTCAAGATTGCCAAGCTGACAGGTTACGTTTACGACAACTTGGAAGTTGATGAGCACGGTGCAGCACGGGTCATTTTGACACAGGACATTCTCAAAAAATACGGGGTGACCGATGCGGATACATCATTTATCGTTGGAGCTCCAGGACGGATTGGCACTGTACAATCTTGGGGGATTTTTGTGGAACAAACTGACGGAAATTACAGGGTTCGTTTACGCAGCAAGTACATTCCGATAAACGAGATTGCCAAGCGCCACGATGGCGGTGGCCACCCACTAGCCAGCGGTGCTAACTCTTATTCCCTTTCCGAAAATGAGCAAATCTATCAAGAAATTCAAGAGGTTGTGAGGAATGCAAGCAAGTAG
- a CDS encoding chorismate mutase — MNLDHIRENINAIDSQLVDLLEQRMKLVDQVTAFKRATGKPVLDTSRENAVLERVGNLVQKDDYRSAIQATFSDIMAQSRAYQAGKLASDDQ; from the coding sequence ATGAATCTAGATCATATCCGGGAAAATATTAACGCTATTGACAGTCAATTAGTTGACTTGCTTGAACAACGCATGAAGCTAGTTGACCAAGTCACAGCCTTTAAGCGAGCAACTGGCAAACCTGTTTTGGACACTAGCAGAGAAAACGCTGTACTTGAACGAGTTGGAAACCTGGTTCAAAAGGACGACTACCGCTCAGCTATTCAAGCGACCTTTAGCGACATCATGGCCCAGTCCAGAGCCTATCAAGCTGGAAAACTAGCTAGCGATGACCAGTAA
- a CDS encoding hydrolase — protein MSKQVIPSVLSDLRQDIVQVPDIIKECSGIRIYGRRIRSVLFTTDVAIIANHNADAVLAVYPFTPSPAILKSIMMVASVPVLAGVGGGLTTGMRSANMSLLSESEGAYAVVVNGPTNVKTIEQINKMADIPIIYTVVSEKADLLSRIEAGVDILNVSCGLETPEVVKKIREVLPDFPIIATGGPTEESIRRVIEAGANAISYTAPSNAELFKKKMEKYRISSKD, from the coding sequence ATGAGCAAACAAGTTATTCCGTCTGTTTTGTCTGATTTACGCCAGGATATTGTGCAAGTACCTGACATTATTAAGGAATGCAGCGGCATTCGCATTTATGGTCGTCGGATCCGCTCGGTTTTATTTACAACGGATGTGGCGATTATTGCCAATCATAATGCAGATGCCGTTTTAGCAGTTTATCCATTTACTCCTAGTCCAGCCATCCTTAAAAGTATTATGATGGTTGCCTCTGTCCCGGTTTTAGCTGGTGTTGGTGGTGGACTAACGACAGGAATGCGGTCGGCCAATATGAGTTTGCTTTCTGAGTCCGAAGGAGCTTACGCTGTTGTGGTCAATGGTCCTACTAACGTGAAAACGATTGAGCAAATTAACAAGATGGCTGATATTCCCATTATCTACACAGTCGTTTCAGAGAAGGCAGACTTGTTATCACGAATTGAGGCCGGCGTAGATATTTTAAACGTTTCCTGTGGACTAGAAACTCCTGAGGTAGTGAAAAAAATACGTGAAGTTCTTCCAGATTTTCCTATCATTGCGACAGGCGGTCCAACTGAAGAATCCATCCGTCGTGTTATCGAAGCAGGAGCCAATGCCATTTCCTATACCGCTCCAAGCAATGCCGAACTCTTTAAAAAGAAAATGGAAAAATATCGAATATCAAGTAAGGACTAG
- the rplS gene encoding 50S ribosomal protein L19 — MNPLIQSLTEGQLRTDIPSFRPGDTVRVHAKVVEGNRERIQIFEGVVISRKGQGISEMYTVRKISGGVGVERTFPIHTPRVDKIEVVRYGKVRRAKLYYLRALQGKAARIKEIRR; from the coding sequence ATGAATCCATTGATCCAAAGTTTGACAGAAGGTCAACTTCGTACTGACATCCCTTCATTCCGTCCTGGTGACACTGTACGTGTTCACGCTAAGGTTGTCGAAGGTAACCGCGAACGTATCCAGATTTTCGAGGGTGTTGTTATCTCTCGTAAAGGCCAAGGCATCTCAGAAATGTACACTGTACGTAAAATCTCTGGTGGTGTAGGTGTTGAGCGTACATTCCCAATCCACACTCCACGTGTTGATAAGATTGAAGTAGTACGTTACGGTAAAGTACGTCGTGCTAAATTGTACTACCTACGTGCATTGCAAGGTAAAGCAGCGCGTATCAAAGAAATCCGTCGCTAA
- a CDS encoding FAD:protein FMN transferase — MQASSRSLRLMGTIIETKIWHPDAEPILDQVEELLYLYKDRFSANDLTSELMEVNLNAGVQAVPVADDLYELIKLGKEHSLAQGSFLNITIGPLVQSWRIGFSDAKLPTQEMISEKLQLINPRDIELYDQEQTVYLKKEGMAIDLGALAKGYVADKIVDFLKRIGVEAGLINLGGNVLTFGQAPHNPDGHWRIGIQDPQKARGENALVLKIGEESVVTSGIYERSLTVDGQTYHHILSSQTGYPIQSPLASVSIVSKNSVDGEIWTTRLFGQTINQTLKEVEETDGLEAVLIGLDGKIFVTSGLTEKILAGRERISDSLGSPSRGGFGARVTSDLASGASVL; from the coding sequence ATGCAAGCAAGTAGCCGTTCCCTTCGTCTAATGGGAACCATCATAGAAACTAAAATTTGGCACCCAGATGCAGAACCAATTTTAGATCAGGTTGAAGAGTTGCTCTATCTATATAAGGACAGATTCTCTGCCAATGATTTGACGTCAGAATTGATGGAGGTCAATCTAAACGCTGGTGTTCAAGCAGTTCCTGTTGCCGATGACCTGTATGAATTGATTAAATTGGGCAAAGAACACAGTCTGGCTCAGGGATCTTTTTTGAATATTACCATCGGTCCACTTGTGCAAAGCTGGCGGATTGGATTTAGCGATGCTAAACTTCCAACTCAAGAAATGATCAGTGAAAAACTCCAACTCATCAATCCAAGGGACATTGAATTATATGACCAAGAGCAGACGGTCTATCTAAAAAAAGAAGGCATGGCCATTGATCTGGGTGCTCTTGCTAAAGGATATGTAGCAGATAAGATTGTTGACTTCTTGAAAAGAATAGGTGTGGAGGCTGGGCTGATTAACCTGGGAGGCAATGTCTTGACGTTTGGACAAGCTCCGCATAATCCAGATGGCCATTGGAGAATTGGTATTCAGGATCCTCAGAAAGCGCGTGGAGAAAATGCCCTCGTCCTCAAGATAGGCGAAGAGTCGGTTGTCACCTCTGGTATTTACGAACGTAGCCTCACGGTAGATGGTCAGACCTATCATCACATTTTAAGTTCTCAAACGGGTTATCCTATCCAAAGTCCGCTTGCCAGTGTGAGCATTGTGTCAAAAAACTCTGTCGATGGGGAGATTTGGACGACCAGACTGTTCGGTCAAACCATAAATCAGACTTTGAAAGAAGTCGAAGAGACGGATGGTCTTGAGGCGGTCTTGATAGGTCTCGATGGGAAGATATTTGTGACCTCAGGACTTACAGAAAAAATACTGGCAGGTAGGGAGCGAATCTCAGATAGTTTGGGGAGCCCATCCAGAGGTGGATTTGGGGCAAGAGTGACTTCTGATCTTGCTTCTGGAGCCTCTGTCCTATAA
- a CDS encoding type B 50S ribosomal protein L31: MKKDIHPEYRTVVFMDTTTGYKFLSGSTKKTSETVEFEGETYPLIRVEISSDSHPFYTGRQKFTQADGRVDRFNKKYGLK; the protein is encoded by the coding sequence ATGAAAAAAGATATCCATCCAGAATATCGCACTGTTGTCTTCATGGACACAACTACTGGCTACAAGTTCCTTAGTGGTTCAACTAAGAAAACTAGCGAAACTGTAGAATTCGAAGGTGAAACTTACCCATTGATCCGTGTGGAAATTTCATCAGACTCACACCCATTCTATACTGGACGTCAAAAGTTCACTCAAGCAGATGGACGTGTGGATCGTTTCAACAAAAAATACGGTCTCAAATAA
- a CDS encoding flavodoxin, whose translation MALAKIVYASMTGNTEEIADIVASKLEELGLEVQVHECTTIETEEILDADLIVVASYTYSYGGDGELPDEIVDFYADLADLDLTGKVYGVCGSGDTFYDDFCSAVDDFDVMLGSRGAVKGAENVKVDLAAEDEDIVNLEKFATDLAAKVNE comes from the coding sequence ATGGCACTAGCAAAAATTGTTTACGCTAGTATGACTGGTAACACAGAAGAAATTGCTGATATCGTCGCCAGTAAGCTAGAAGAGTTGGGTTTGGAAGTACAGGTGCACGAATGTACGACCATTGAAACAGAAGAAATCTTGGATGCTGACTTAATTGTCGTAGCCAGCTACACTTATTCTTATGGTGGTGATGGTGAGCTTCCAGATGAAATCGTTGATTTCTATGCTGACCTAGCGGACTTGGATTTGACTGGTAAGGTGTACGGTGTTTGCGGTTCTGGTGATACCTTCTATGATGACTTCTGTAGTGCAGTAGATGACTTTGATGTCATGCTGGGTTCACGTGGTGCAGTCAAGGGGGCTGAAAATGTCAAGGTAGACCTTGCTGCTGAAGACGAGGATATCGTAAACCTAGAAAAATTTGCAACTGACCTTGCTGCCAAAGTAAATGAATAA